A genome region from Dolichospermum compactum NIES-806 includes the following:
- a CDS encoding HlyD family efflux transporter periplasmic adaptor subunit: MTQLNGSYSNGNGNGNGNGNGNGSYRDAQVLTPPKPAPKQPKPDFNFNNFEQSVVLRQSPIWSRTIMITLMGLACFGIIWACLAKIEQVVPATGQLKPEGTVKDVQAPINGVVKSLYVKDGKEVKPGDLLLTFDSIATLAELNSLNKIRVALIQENNIYRRLMGASTGIDAEIAFLRSRLPGESAFLLKSRASLVAENELLRSQLRNSPGAAGTGIDEQQLLAVAKTELKSRSQAANLEVEKTRKQLSQTKFKLQDTKNGLAIQSQILASLKTLAEEGGISKLQYLNQQQQVQTLSAEISQLQEEAKRLQFEIDKGKEQLTNTVASSDKTILEKIGANKQRIAEIDSQFMKIILDNEQRLADINSKISQTQLNVRYQELRAPVGGVVFDLQAKNPGFVANSTQKLLQIVPKDSLIAEVFITNKDIGFVRKGMNVDVRIDSFPFSEFGDIKGKVIDIGSDALPPDQNHQFYRFPAKIKLDKQQLSLTNQDRKISLQSGMSITANIKVREERTVMSLFTEMFTKQIESLNEVR, encoded by the coding sequence ATGACTCAACTTAATGGTAGTTACAGCAACGGCAACGGCAACGGAAATGGTAACGGAAATGGTAACGGTTCTTATAGAGATGCACAAGTATTAACACCACCCAAACCCGCTCCTAAACAGCCAAAACCCGATTTTAATTTTAATAACTTCGAGCAATCTGTAGTTTTACGCCAATCCCCAATTTGGTCACGAACCATCATGATTACTCTCATGGGATTAGCTTGTTTTGGAATTATTTGGGCTTGTTTAGCAAAAATTGAGCAAGTAGTCCCCGCCACAGGACAATTAAAACCAGAAGGAACAGTCAAAGACGTACAAGCTCCCATCAATGGAGTTGTAAAATCACTGTATGTAAAAGATGGTAAAGAGGTCAAACCAGGAGATTTATTATTAACCTTTGATTCCATTGCCACCCTAGCCGAATTAAATTCATTGAATAAAATTCGGGTAGCTTTAATTCAAGAAAACAATATCTATCGTCGCTTAATGGGAGCAAGCACCGGAATAGATGCTGAAATAGCATTTTTACGCAGTAGACTACCAGGAGAATCAGCTTTTCTGCTTAAAAGTCGCGCTTCCTTAGTAGCAGAAAATGAATTATTACGTTCTCAATTAAGAAATTCACCAGGAGCAGCAGGTACAGGAATTGATGAACAACAATTATTAGCAGTTGCTAAAACAGAATTAAAATCCCGTTCCCAAGCCGCAAATTTAGAAGTTGAGAAAACCAGAAAACAACTTTCTCAAACTAAATTTAAACTACAAGATACTAAGAATGGTTTAGCAATTCAAAGTCAGATTTTAGCTAGTTTGAAAACCTTAGCCGAAGAAGGTGGAATTTCCAAACTGCAATATCTGAATCAGCAACAACAGGTACAAACCCTTTCAGCAGAGATATCACAATTACAGGAAGAAGCAAAACGACTACAATTTGAGATTGATAAGGGAAAAGAGCAATTAACCAATACAGTTGCTAGTTCTGATAAAACTATTTTGGAAAAAATCGGTGCTAATAAACAACGGATTGCCGAAATTGATAGTCAATTCATGAAAATTATCCTAGATAATGAACAGCGTTTAGCAGATATCAATAGCAAAATATCCCAAACACAATTAAATGTTAGATATCAAGAACTCCGCGCTCCAGTAGGAGGTGTAGTTTTTGATTTACAAGCTAAAAATCCGGGTTTTGTTGCCAATTCTACCCAAAAATTACTCCAAATTGTCCCTAAAGATAGCCTAATAGCAGAAGTTTTTATCACTAATAAAGATATTGGTTTTGTCAGGAAAGGTATGAACGTAGATGTAAGAATTGATTCCTTTCCCTTTAGTGAGTTTGGTGATATTAAGGGTAAAGTAATTGATATTGGTTCAGATGCTTTACCTCCAGATCAAAACCATCAATTTTATAGATTCCCCGCCAAAATTAAGTTAGATAAACAACAATTAAGTCTCACCAATCAAGATAGAAAGATATCCTTACAGTCCGGTATGTCTATTACTGCTAATATTAAAGTCCGGGAAGAACGGACAGTCATGAGTTTATTTACAGAGATGTTTACCAAGCAAATCGAGAGTTTAAACGAAGTCCGTTAG
- a CDS encoding peptidylprolyl isomerase, producing MNQVLQLGDRILQPTEVLSLLSEYQLLPLLIKEIFIDQAIAEIVCTPEEEQLACEQLAQQYQGLEPQSESFQKLKIMAVRQLKLEKFKEETWGGDLNSYFFQRKNQLDRVIYSLITTSELGIAQEIYFRIQEGEQSFAELAREYAQGPESQTDGLVGPIDLQSLHPTLVNILSKSQPQQLSPPTQINNVLVIVRLEKILPAQLDRPMRQRLLNERFNQWLQTQMTEQKCQIQTI from the coding sequence ATGAATCAAGTTCTACAATTGGGCGATCGCATCCTCCAGCCCACAGAGGTTTTATCATTATTGTCGGAATACCAGCTATTACCGCTATTAATTAAGGAAATATTCATTGATCAAGCGATCGCAGAAATTGTCTGTACCCCAGAAGAAGAACAACTAGCCTGTGAACAATTAGCCCAACAATATCAAGGACTAGAACCACAGAGCGAAAGTTTCCAAAAACTGAAAATCATGGCGGTACGACAATTAAAACTAGAAAAGTTCAAAGAGGAAACCTGGGGAGGGGATTTAAACTCCTACTTTTTTCAACGGAAAAACCAGTTAGATAGAGTGATTTATTCCCTAATTACCACCTCGGAACTTGGTATCGCTCAAGAAATTTACTTCCGTATTCAAGAGGGTGAACAATCTTTTGCGGAATTAGCACGGGAATACGCCCAAGGACCAGAATCCCAAACAGATGGCTTAGTCGGACCCATAGATTTACAATCCCTCCATCCCACATTGGTGAATATCCTCTCCAAAAGTCAACCACAACAACTATCACCACCAACTCAAATCAATAACGTCCTAGTAATTGTCCGATTAGAAAAAATACTCCCAGCCCAACTAGATCGTCCCATGCGACAACGATTACTAAATGAACGATTTAATCAGTGGTTACAAACACAAATGACAGAACAAAAATGTCAGATTCAGACCATATAA
- a CDS encoding ATP-binding protein → MLPSIFKTCIPRDEILAGELSPELFAAKLRLVVEGTAPYVYQDPTTFFANTFPTDGLKTLISEVFGRLGGAAIGSPIIRLETSFGGGKTHDEIALWHIAKNGREIPGLERFVDNINLIPERPIQASAIACQDLDPVNGVYHSDTGITTYTLWGEIAYQIGGVAGYSLLKGSDEQRVSPGTVVLERITQGQPTVIILDEIARYLRAAKATVVGNSDLAEQVVAFLFSLMDLAAASNNLVFVYTLASSTDSFGAETTEIRETISATARQERILKPSTDVEIYNIVKQRMFNSIEANAASDAAREYLQTYKASRIDLPDGCKDARYAEGIEQSYPFHPELFSLLTKKIASIPNFQRTRGALRLFAGVIRYLWQNIPNSQSPVPSPQSPIWIPLIHTHHIPVGIEEEITSDLTSRLGRELMRIPIQADIYNPDGREAYSQLQDAEWQAAGKPPFSTWVTRTIFLHSINQGIAAGIRRPELNLSLLTPGLEIGFVQTVLDRLTAVAWYLENDPTTSIARFKEEPSLNKIISEEKAQIGITEAKDELRKRRDTIFADKFFKLVSAPISPADVDDVADSVALCIINFDDADISSTTDGPPAIVERIFNNTGEAGKFRTYRNRLLFLIANKQELQRAIENVREYRAMQNILNSPNRLQDLSENQQKQLKGRKSDCELKIRVSITNTYRHLFYPANDPVKAPKGLMHYPLPAQESGEVKGNNQQDIILKSLKDCQKIRQDEAQSYAPAFILQKVWPAGINHWTTKALKETFAKDLSLNIFADAEISKLRETIRTGILDGSWDIKIGEKLFIKTDDNKIVPPDSIEFSEKIELYRRGILQPPKPREIELNAQVMPSTDKLKPVRLRWKASGALTIKLYQENTEINDRVFRPSDEYETTITQTTIFKIVVDYGNEEIVEKETKASIITYGTGTYGTGGTSSPGVAEPGSLFAVKPETFNAEGTHNSVFTQLADFIKDNQAEGIELLEISVAEVMDYRKLLTAFPLLMKLPLQIDQTASITLGEQFIRLEYQGLYKGFNSFQNTLNTLLGSKDVKADVFLKLEFKFLSPILPEGTEISNIKSALNRNPVDRLNLMAKLIY, encoded by the coding sequence ATGCTGCCTTCCATCTTCAAAACCTGTATTCCCAGAGACGAAATTTTAGCAGGGGAACTCTCCCCCGAATTATTCGCAGCTAAATTACGCTTGGTAGTTGAAGGCACAGCCCCCTACGTCTACCAAGATCCGACAACCTTTTTCGCTAACACCTTTCCTACAGATGGGTTAAAAACCCTGATTTCCGAAGTATTTGGGCGATTAGGAGGTGCTGCTATTGGTTCTCCTATTATTCGCTTAGAAACCAGTTTTGGGGGTGGGAAAACCCATGATGAAATCGCCTTGTGGCATATCGCCAAAAATGGGCGGGAAATCCCTGGATTAGAGCGTTTTGTTGATAATATTAATTTAATTCCAGAGCGTCCAATTCAAGCATCGGCGATCGCTTGCCAAGACTTAGATCCAGTTAACGGTGTTTACCATTCAGATACAGGCATTACCACCTATACCCTGTGGGGAGAAATAGCTTATCAAATCGGTGGTGTAGCAGGTTACAGCTTACTCAAAGGTTCTGATGAACAACGAGTTAGCCCCGGCACTGTAGTTTTAGAACGCATTACCCAAGGGCAACCCACAGTAATTATTCTCGATGAAATAGCCCGTTATCTCAGGGCAGCTAAAGCCACAGTAGTTGGTAATAGCGACTTAGCAGAACAAGTTGTCGCCTTTTTATTCTCCCTCATGGACTTGGCAGCAGCTTCTAATAACTTAGTCTTTGTTTATACCCTCGCCTCCTCCACTGATAGTTTTGGGGCAGAAACTACAGAAATTCGGGAAACTATTTCGGCCACAGCTAGACAAGAACGGATTCTCAAACCCAGCACCGATGTGGAAATTTACAATATCGTTAAACAACGGATGTTTAACAGCATCGAAGCCAACGCAGCCAGTGATGCCGCTAGAGAATATCTGCAAACTTATAAAGCCAGTCGGATTGACTTACCAGATGGCTGCAAAGATGCCCGTTATGCCGAAGGAATTGAACAGAGTTATCCCTTCCATCCTGAACTATTTAGCCTATTAACCAAAAAAATCGCCTCCATTCCCAACTTCCAACGCACCAGGGGCGCATTACGCCTATTTGCTGGAGTTATACGTTATCTATGGCAAAATATTCCCAATTCCCAGTCCCCAGTCCCCAGTCCCCAGTCCCCAATTTGGATACCTCTAATTCACACCCATCATATCCCTGTAGGCATTGAAGAAGAAATTACCAGTGATTTAACTTCTCGACTGGGTAGAGAATTAATGCGAATCCCCATTCAAGCAGACATTTATAACCCAGATGGTAGAGAAGCATATAGCCAATTACAAGACGCAGAATGGCAAGCAGCCGGCAAACCTCCCTTTTCTACATGGGTAACTAGAACCATTTTCTTACATTCTATTAACCAAGGAATTGCCGCAGGTATTCGTCGTCCTGAATTAAACTTATCCCTACTGACACCAGGATTAGAAATTGGCTTTGTACAGACTGTTTTAGACAGACTCACAGCAGTAGCGTGGTATTTAGAAAATGATCCAACTACCTCCATTGCCAGATTTAAAGAAGAACCATCACTCAATAAAATCATTTCCGAAGAAAAAGCACAAATTGGCATTACTGAAGCCAAAGACGAATTAAGAAAACGCAGGGATACGATTTTCGCGGATAAATTCTTTAAATTAGTTTCAGCACCAATAAGTCCCGCAGATGTAGATGATGTTGCTGATAGCGTAGCTTTGTGCATTATTAATTTTGATGATGCTGATATTTCTTCAACCACAGATGGACCACCTGCTATAGTAGAACGCATTTTTAACAACACTGGAGAAGCAGGAAAATTCCGCACTTATAGAAATCGCCTGTTATTTCTTATTGCTAACAAACAAGAATTACAACGTGCCATTGAGAATGTGCGAGAATATCGGGCTATGCAAAATATTCTCAATTCTCCTAATCGTTTGCAAGACTTATCAGAAAATCAACAAAAACAACTCAAAGGACGTAAAAGTGATTGTGAATTAAAGATTAGAGTATCCATTACTAATACCTATCGGCATTTATTTTACCCTGCCAATGATCCGGTGAAAGCCCCCAAGGGTTTAATGCACTATCCCCTACCTGCCCAAGAATCTGGTGAAGTCAAAGGTAATAACCAACAGGATATTATTTTAAAATCTCTCAAAGATTGTCAAAAAATCCGTCAAGATGAAGCACAATCTTATGCACCAGCATTCATATTACAGAAAGTTTGGCCAGCAGGGATAAATCATTGGACAACGAAAGCATTAAAAGAAACTTTTGCTAAAGATTTGAGTTTAAATATTTTCGCTGATGCGGAAATATCTAAATTACGAGAGACAATTCGCACAGGAATTTTAGATGGTAGTTGGGATATAAAAATTGGCGAGAAACTATTCATCAAAACTGATGATAATAAAATTGTTCCCCCTGATTCGATAGAATTTTCTGAAAAAATAGAATTGTATCGTCGGGGTATTCTCCAACCACCCAAACCACGAGAAATTGAACTGAATGCCCAAGTTATGCCTAGTACAGATAAGTTAAAACCTGTGCGGTTAAGGTGGAAAGCATCTGGGGCATTGACAATTAAATTGTATCAAGAAAATACGGAAATCAATGATAGGGTGTTTCGTCCTAGTGATGAATATGAAACTACCATTACCCAAACTACTATTTTTAAAATAGTTGTTGACTACGGTAATGAAGAAATAGTTGAAAAAGAAACTAAAGCCTCCATAATTACTTATGGTACTGGTACTTATGGTACTGGTGGAACTTCTTCTCCTGGTGTGGCAGAACCGGGAAGTTTATTTGCCGTCAAACCAGAAACATTTAATGCTGAAGGTACACACAATAGTGTATTTACTCAATTAGCTGACTTTATCAAAGATAATCAAGCCGAAGGAATTGAATTGTTAGAAATTTCGGTGGCAGAAGTAATGGACTACCGCAAGTTATTAACTGCCTTTCCTTTGTTGATGAAATTACCCCTCCAAATTGACCAGACAGCAAGTATAACCTTGGGAGAGCAATTTATTCGTTTAGAGTACCAAGGACTATATAAAGGGTTTAATAGTTTTCAGAATACTCTTAATACCTTGTTAGGTAGTAAAGATGTCAAAGCAGATGTATTCTTGAAGTTAGAATTTAAATTTTTGTCACCAATTCTGCCAGAGGGAACAGAAATAAGTAATATCAAAAGTGCCTTAAACCGAAATCCGGTGGACAGGTTGAATTTAATGGCGAAATTGATCTATTAG
- a CDS encoding class I SAM-dependent methyltransferase: MDSHSPLCQAIAHRIITSPQKRITFAEYMDMVLYHPEHGYYSSDAIKIGFRDSDFFTSASLGADFGELLAKQFYQMWEILDQPIHFDLVEMGAGQGILASHILNYIQQEYPDFFGAVKYIIVEKSQSLKQEQQQRLQDFAVDWCNLEEIPHKSINGCFFSNELVDAFPVHQFILAAGELREIYVTIQEEIDNLAELSSEISEIQIIRDPIFIEVIGEPSTPQLGEYFKLVGIDLSQNTYENGYRSEINLAALNWLGIVADCLERGYVLTIDYGYPAHRYYNPRRSQGTLQCYYQHRHHDNPYINIGQQDITAHVDFTALSSWGERCGLKQVGWTQQGLFLMALGIGERLAALSSQQQPISQLLQRREGLHQLINPGGLGNFGVLVQSQGLTEQQASQPLQGLVVPE, from the coding sequence ATGGATTCCCATTCCCCACTGTGTCAAGCCATAGCCCATCGTATCATCACCAGTCCTCAAAAAAGAATTACTTTTGCGGAATACATGGATATGGTGTTATATCACCCAGAACATGGCTATTATTCTAGTGATGCTATCAAAATTGGCTTTCGCGATAGTGATTTTTTTACATCTGCCAGTTTAGGCGCTGACTTTGGGGAATTACTAGCAAAGCAATTTTACCAAATGTGGGAGATTTTAGATCAACCTATACATTTTGATTTGGTAGAAATGGGGGCAGGACAAGGTATATTAGCATCCCATATTCTCAATTATATACAGCAAGAGTACCCAGATTTTTTTGGCGCAGTCAAATATATTATTGTTGAAAAATCACAAAGTTTAAAACAAGAACAACAACAACGGTTACAAGATTTTGCTGTTGATTGGTGTAACTTGGAAGAAATTCCTCACAAATCTATTAACGGCTGCTTCTTTTCCAATGAATTAGTGGATGCTTTTCCAGTCCACCAATTTATTTTAGCAGCAGGGGAATTGCGGGAGATTTATGTCACGATTCAGGAGGAAATAGACAATCTTGCAGAATTGAGCAGTGAAATCAGTGAAATCCAGATAATCCGTGATCCTATATTTATTGAAGTAATAGGAGAACCATCAACACCACAATTAGGAGAATATTTTAAGTTAGTAGGAATTGATTTAAGCCAAAATACTTATGAAAATGGCTATCGTAGTGAAATTAATTTAGCAGCTTTGAACTGGTTGGGTATAGTGGCAGACTGCTTGGAACGGGGGTATGTGCTAACAATTGATTATGGCTACCCTGCTCATCGTTATTATAACCCTAGGCGATCGCAGGGAACTCTCCAGTGCTACTACCAGCATCGTCATCATGATAATCCTTATATCAATATTGGGCAACAAGATATCACCGCCCATGTTGACTTTACAGCCTTATCATCTTGGGGTGAACGGTGCGGACTCAAACAAGTTGGTTGGACGCAGCAAGGTTTATTTTTGATGGCATTGGGAATAGGTGAAAGGTTAGCTGCACTCTCCTCTCAACAGCAACCAATATCACAGTTGCTACAACGCCGAGAAGGATTACACCAACTAATTAACCCAGGGGGATTAGGCAATTTTGGCGTTTTAGTCCAAAGCCAGGGACTAACTGAACAACAAGCATCACAACCACTCCAGGGATTAGTCGTACCAGAGTAG
- a CDS encoding Rpn family recombination-promoting nuclease/putative transposase produces the protein MYDNICKFLAENFKDDLATWLLGSPIKLTELSPTELSNEPIRADSLILLQSDELVLHIEFQTDTDKDMPFRMLDYRIRGYRRFPQKKMRQIVIYLRRTESELVNEDSFRLENTYHQFDVIRLWEQPTDKFMTVPGLLPFAVLSRTKDPTMVLTQVAQAVEAINDQQQQKNIAAASSILAGLVLKKDVIRKILRSEIMRESVIYQEILEEGEAKGKAEGKAETTRKLALNLLRIGMNLEQIAEVTELSLEEVQTLQSLT, from the coding sequence ATGTATGATAATATTTGCAAATTTCTAGCGGAAAACTTCAAAGACGACTTAGCAACATGGTTACTAGGTTCACCAATTAAATTAACAGAACTTAGTCCTACAGAATTATCTAATGAACCAATTAGAGCCGATTCATTAATACTATTACAATCAGATGAATTAGTTCTACATATCGAATTTCAAACCGACACTGACAAAGATATGCCTTTTAGGATGTTAGATTATCGAATCAGGGGTTATCGTCGGTTTCCTCAGAAAAAAATGCGTCAAATAGTCATTTATTTGCGAAGAACAGAGTCAGAATTAGTCAATGAAGACAGTTTTAGATTAGAAAACACTTACCATCAGTTTGATGTCATCCGTCTATGGGAACAACCCACAGATAAATTTATGACTGTTCCCGGTTTATTGCCTTTTGCTGTGCTAAGTCGGACAAAAGATCCTACAATGGTATTAACCCAGGTAGCGCAAGCTGTAGAAGCAATTAACGACCAACAGCAACAAAAAAACATCGCTGCTGCCAGTAGCATCTTAGCAGGTTTAGTGTTAAAAAAAGATGTAATTAGGAAGATTCTCAGGAGTGAGATTATGCGCGAATCAGTCATTTATCAAGAAATCCTCGAAGAAGGTGAAGCTAAAGGTAAGGCTGAAGGTAAGGCGGAAACAACCAGAAAGTTGGCTTTAAACTTGTTACGAATTGGGATGAATTTAGAACAAATTGCTGAAGTTACAGAATTATCTCTTGAAGAAGTTCAAACTTTACAAAGTTTGACATAA
- a CDS encoding peptidase domain-containing ABC transporter — protein MTYIQSTFEEFIASIEGFDKLSKEEINNLLSSQILQPLRYRIGQKIIGKEQLPERIAILYQGNVRLLGYNPQNQLPITLKLLQPGATIGEIAWLREIPCETAIASTEVICLTWKAADYLQFINRNPAFAKARQNQSHLIEIFDILSSQVAQKALVNHNLKDITQQAQLEAKIHYLSPGKTALRELDSDRIWFVSGRSSLPNFPPNSRLETDVIEVKGNIPLRLLGINHQDLSLLDGLTIESETLETISDSRVDSEIPYAQEPEFVPSTTSNKKFKNQNYPFFRGQGELDATLACFQMLSKHLEMPFRKEVVRRILNDQIKRQGSISFQVCAYLSELIGLKSQLVDVPAVSINRIPTPALIRYRDSFAVLYAVDGKTVVLGLPSQGIINCQISQLVEELETDDANLQPQVRVLLLSATKETPKERFGLSWFVPYLSRYRRVLIEVFIASFFVQLAALANPLVIQLIIDKVIVQNSISTLNILGVLLLAVGVFEAVLTTLRTYLFVDTTNRIDMSLGSQIIDHLLRLPLRYFDKRPVGELSTRINELENIRQFLTGTALTVVLDALFSVVYIVVMLFYSWQLTFVGLGTIPLFVVVTLVAAPTVSRQLRTKAERNAETQSYLVEVMSGIQTVKAQNIELRSRFSWQKKYAKFVAAGFKTVLTSTLANSTSQFLSKLSSLLVLWVGAYLVLKGELTLGELIAFRIISSYVTTPILRLAQIWQNFQETGLSLERLSDIVDTPQEAEIDRNNIPLPAVNGAVKYENVSFRFAASGPLQLSNVSVEFAPGKFVGIVGQSGSGKSTMMKLLLRLYDTESGRILVDGYDIAKVELYSLRRQIGVVPQDTLLFDGTVQENIALTNPDATTEEIIEAAQIAVAHEFIMTLPNGYNTRVGERGSALSGGQRQRIAIARSVLQRPKILVLDEATSALDYPTERQICLNLARAFKGNTVFFITHRLNTVSNADTIVVMDNSRMIEQGSHQELMAAKGHYFYLYQQQEVNL, from the coding sequence ATGACTTATATTCAGAGTACCTTTGAAGAATTCATTGCCAGTATTGAAGGATTTGATAAATTATCAAAAGAGGAAATTAATAACCTCTTATCATCACAAATTCTCCAGCCTTTACGTTATCGCATAGGACAAAAAATTATTGGTAAAGAACAACTACCAGAAAGGATTGCCATTCTTTACCAAGGCAACGTTAGACTATTGGGATATAATCCCCAAAACCAATTACCAATTACATTAAAATTACTCCAACCAGGGGCAACAATTGGCGAAATTGCTTGGTTGCGTGAAATTCCTTGTGAAACAGCGATCGCTTCCACAGAAGTCATCTGTTTAACCTGGAAAGCCGCAGATTATTTGCAATTTATCAACCGCAATCCAGCCTTTGCTAAAGCTCGTCAAAACCAAAGTCACCTCATTGAAATCTTTGATATTTTGAGTTCCCAGGTAGCACAAAAAGCCTTAGTAAATCACAACCTCAAAGACATTACCCAACAGGCTCAATTAGAAGCAAAAATTCATTATTTATCACCAGGAAAAACCGCCTTAAGAGAATTAGACAGCGATCGCATTTGGTTTGTGAGTGGTCGTAGTTCCCTACCCAATTTCCCCCCTAATTCTCGCCTAGAAACCGACGTAATTGAAGTTAAAGGCAACATTCCTCTCCGCTTATTGGGCATTAATCATCAAGACCTATCATTACTTGATGGTCTTACCATTGAATCTGAAACATTAGAAACTATATCAGATAGCAGAGTAGATTCGGAAATTCCCTACGCCCAAGAACCAGAATTTGTTCCCTCCACCACATCAAACAAGAAATTTAAAAATCAAAACTATCCATTTTTCCGGGGACAAGGAGAATTAGATGCCACTCTAGCTTGTTTTCAAATGCTATCCAAGCATTTAGAAATGCCCTTTCGGAAAGAAGTAGTGCGGCGGATTTTAAACGACCAAATTAAGCGTCAAGGTAGTATATCTTTTCAAGTTTGCGCTTATTTATCCGAACTAATTGGACTTAAATCCCAGCTAGTTGATGTTCCCGCTGTTTCTATCAATCGGATTCCCACACCAGCATTAATTCGCTATCGTGACAGTTTTGCTGTCCTCTATGCAGTAGATGGAAAAACAGTAGTTTTGGGTTTACCATCTCAAGGCATTATCAACTGCCAAATTAGTCAATTGGTAGAAGAATTAGAAACCGATGACGCTAATCTTCAACCACAAGTTAGAGTCTTATTACTGAGCGCAACCAAAGAAACACCGAAAGAACGCTTTGGGTTATCTTGGTTTGTTCCTTACTTGTCACGTTACCGCCGGGTACTGATAGAAGTATTTATTGCTTCCTTCTTCGTCCAACTAGCTGCCCTCGCTAATCCTCTAGTTATTCAGCTAATTATTGATAAAGTCATCGTCCAAAATAGTATTAGTACCCTGAATATTTTAGGAGTATTACTATTAGCAGTGGGTGTGTTTGAAGCAGTATTAACAACCTTGCGGACTTACTTATTTGTAGATACCACCAACCGCATTGATATGAGTTTGGGGTCACAAATTATTGACCACTTACTACGCTTACCACTGCGCTATTTCGATAAAAGACCAGTTGGTGAACTATCCACCAGAATTAATGAATTAGAAAACATCCGTCAGTTTCTCACCGGTACGGCTTTAACAGTAGTGTTAGATGCCCTATTTTCCGTTGTTTATATAGTTGTCATGTTGTTTTACAGTTGGCAACTAACTTTCGTCGGATTAGGGACAATTCCTCTATTTGTGGTAGTGACATTAGTCGCTGCTCCCACAGTGAGTAGACAATTAAGAACTAAAGCTGAACGGAATGCCGAAACTCAATCTTATTTGGTTGAGGTGATGTCAGGTATTCAAACAGTTAAAGCCCAAAACATTGAATTACGCTCCCGGTTTTCTTGGCAAAAGAAATATGCTAAGTTTGTTGCCGCTGGTTTTAAAACTGTTCTCACTTCCACATTAGCGAATTCAACCAGTCAGTTTCTCAGTAAACTTAGCAGTTTATTAGTTTTATGGGTGGGAGCTTATTTAGTTTTGAAAGGAGAATTAACATTAGGAGAATTAATTGCCTTTCGGATTATTTCTAGTTACGTTACTACCCCGATTTTACGCTTGGCGCAAATCTGGCAAAACTTCCAAGAAACTGGTTTATCTTTAGAACGATTAAGTGATATTGTGGACACACCACAAGAAGCAGAAATAGATCGGAATAATATTCCCCTTCCTGCTGTTAATGGTGCTGTTAAATATGAAAACGTTTCCTTCCGATTTGCTGCCAGTGGACCACTACAACTCAGCAATGTTAGCGTCGAATTTGCCCCAGGTAAATTTGTGGGCATTGTCGGACAAAGTGGTTCAGGCAAAAGTACAATGATGAAATTACTGCTCAGACTTTATGACACAGAATCTGGCAGAATTTTAGTTGATGGTTACGACATTGCCAAAGTTGAACTTTATTCGCTGCGGCGGCAAATTGGCGTAGTTCCCCAAGATACCCTCTTATTCGATGGCACAGTTCAAGAAAATATTGCCTTAACAAATCCTGATGCCACAACGGAAGAAATTATTGAAGCCGCACAAATTGCCGTTGCACATGAATTTATTATGACCTTGCCCAATGGTTATAATACAAGAGTTGGGGAACGGGGATCAGCCCTTTCTGGTGGACAAAGACAGAGAATTGCGATCGCTCGTTCTGTATTACAAAGACCTAAAATCTTAGTTTTAGACGAAGCCACCAGCGCCCTAGATTATCCCACAGAAAGGCAAATTTGTCTGAACTTAGCTCGCGCCTTCAAAGGCAACACAGTCTTCTTCATTACCCACCGTTTAAATACAGTTAGTAATGCCGATACTATCGTCGTCATGGATAATAGTAGAATGATAGAACAAGGTAGTCATCAAGAACTCATGGCCGCTAAAGGTCATTATTTCTACCTTTATCAACAACAGGAAGTAAACTTGTAA
- a CDS encoding DUF7680 family protein: protein MQEFQLRVVSTDNNNFVVELYQCAYKKAGEKKRPSAKRIGRLKGSALIQVKQAIYDCLKANNYDPKTLSHNRQSPYVLTEETGINLALLFQTVQPLSKPERIANIAQGIKAMSYEESHYWFAKISNGKRSQALKAIRVLLGD, encoded by the coding sequence ATGCAAGAATTTCAGTTGCGTGTAGTTTCCACAGATAACAATAACTTTGTAGTAGAATTATATCAGTGTGCTTATAAAAAGGCAGGAGAGAAAAAACGTCCTTCTGCCAAGCGCATTGGTAGGTTAAAGGGTAGTGCTTTAATTCAGGTAAAACAGGCAATTTATGATTGTTTAAAGGCCAATAATTATGATCCTAAAACGTTAAGTCATAATCGCCAAAGTCCTTATGTTTTAACTGAGGAAACAGGGATAAATTTAGCTTTGTTGTTTCAGACGGTGCAACCACTTTCTAAGCCAGAACGTATTGCTAATATTGCCCAAGGTATAAAAGCAATGAGTTATGAGGAATCCCATTATTGGTTTGCTAAGATTAGTAATGGAAAGCGTAGTCAGGCGTTAAAAGCGATTAGGGTATTATTAGGAGATTAA